The following proteins come from a genomic window of Nitrospira sp.:
- a CDS encoding Sulfate and thiosulfate binding protein CysP has product MSREKGKEHVVRIKQVASVSITVLLTGFLWWVSSTHAAEPVVILNVSYDPTRELYQEFNAAFARHWLAKTGQQVTIKQSHGGSSKQARAVIDGLEADVVTLALAYDIDAISEKTSLLPAAWQTRFPHNSAPYTSTIAFLVRKGNPKNITDWGDLIKPGVSVITPNPKTSGVARWNYLAAWGYALKQSGGGDAKAKEFITQLFKNVPVLDSGARGATTTFVERGIGDVLINWENEILLGGEDLGKDKFDIVVPPISILAEPTVSLVDKVVDKRGTRTVAQAYLEYLYSEEGQEIAARHYYRPRLSSVATRHTKFPKLELFTLQEFFGDWQKANKIHFADGGTFDQVYLQLSKTPR; this is encoded by the coding sequence ATGAGCAGAGAGAAGGGAAAGGAGCATGTTGTGAGAATAAAACAGGTGGCTTCCGTATCTATAACGGTATTGTTGACCGGCTTCCTTTGGTGGGTTTCGTCGACCCATGCCGCTGAGCCGGTGGTCATTCTCAATGTGTCATATGATCCGACGCGGGAACTGTATCAGGAGTTCAACGCGGCATTTGCCAGACATTGGTTGGCGAAGACCGGTCAACAGGTGACGATTAAGCAGTCTCATGGAGGGTCGAGCAAGCAGGCTCGCGCAGTCATCGACGGCTTGGAAGCGGATGTGGTGACATTGGCCTTGGCGTATGATATCGATGCGATCTCCGAAAAAACGTCGCTTCTGCCGGCAGCCTGGCAAACACGGTTTCCCCATAACAGCGCGCCCTACACATCGACGATTGCATTCCTGGTCCGCAAAGGCAATCCAAAAAACATCACGGATTGGGGCGATTTGATCAAACCGGGAGTTTCGGTCATCACTCCGAATCCCAAGACGTCGGGAGTCGCGCGTTGGAATTATTTGGCAGCGTGGGGGTACGCACTGAAGCAATCAGGCGGCGGCGACGCCAAAGCCAAGGAGTTTATCACTCAGCTGTTCAAGAACGTGCCGGTTCTCGATTCGGGAGCACGCGGTGCGACGACGACGTTCGTGGAGCGTGGCATCGGTGATGTCCTGATCAATTGGGAAAATGAAATTTTGTTGGGCGGGGAAGATCTCGGAAAAGACAAGTTCGATATTGTGGTACCGCCCATCAGTATCCTGGCGGAACCCACCGTGAGCCTCGTCGATAAGGTTGTCGACAAGAGAGGCACTCGGACCGTCGCTCAAGCGTACCTCGAGTATCTGTATTCAGAAGAAGGTCAGGAAATTGCCGCGAGGCATTATTATCGCCCTCGCCTTTCGTCGGTTGCCACGCGACACACCAAGTTCCCAAAGTTGGAACTGTTCACATTGCAGGAGTTTTTCGGGGATTGGCAGAAGGCGAATAAGATTCATTTCGCCGATGGGGGGACCTTCGATCAGGTCTATTTGCAGCTCAGTAAGACCCCTCGATGA
- a CDS encoding Aspartate racemase — MTTDDLRAFHIGIVAGTSEGAALCYRTLCRKADEVIGHNMHPEITLHALPLRLYLDAIDLDDWASVAALMSHSAAKLVRAGADVIVCPNNTLHKAFDLVESSVPWLHIAEPVVKEIARRGWRRVGILGTQVVMEGSIYSLRLKRSGINAVIPGKDDRVRIQHIIRAELIAGLFTAQSRRFLQNVIAEMAADGVEVVILGCTELPLLLSEEQAALPLLSSTSLLAQAALDHPRERTPNSGIPQEADEAWTLGPTTALVDTNDVYRS; from the coding sequence ATGACGACAGATGACTTGAGAGCTTTCCACATCGGTATCGTGGCCGGCACGTCCGAAGGCGCGGCGCTGTGCTACCGAACCTTGTGTCGAAAGGCAGATGAAGTCATAGGGCACAACATGCATCCCGAAATCACGTTGCACGCGCTCCCACTTCGCTTGTATCTGGATGCGATCGACCTGGATGACTGGGCGAGTGTCGCCGCTTTAATGTCTCATTCGGCAGCCAAGCTGGTACGAGCGGGCGCTGACGTCATTGTTTGCCCGAATAATACGCTACACAAAGCCTTCGATCTCGTTGAGTCATCGGTTCCATGGCTGCATATCGCCGAGCCGGTTGTGAAAGAAATTGCGCGGCGCGGATGGCGGCGAGTCGGAATTCTCGGAACACAGGTCGTTATGGAGGGATCGATCTATTCTCTGAGGTTGAAGCGGTCGGGCATCAATGCGGTGATTCCGGGGAAGGATGACCGCGTTCGGATTCAACACATCATCAGAGCCGAACTTATCGCGGGACTGTTCACAGCCCAATCTCGGCGGTTTCTGCAGAACGTGATTGCAGAGATGGCGGCGGACGGAGTGGAGGTGGTGATTCTCGGTTGCACTGAACTCCCTCTGCTTCTCTCCGAGGAACAGGCGGCGCTTCCGCTGTTGAGCTCGACGAGCCTGTTGGCGCAGGCCGCGCTGGACCATCCTCGGGAGCGAACGCCGAATTCGGGAATTCCTCAAGAAGCCGACGAAGCATGGACCCTCGGGCCAACAACCGCGTTGGTGGATACCAATGATGTCTATCGGTCATGA
- a CDS encoding Molybdenum ABC transporter, substrate-binding protein ModA, with translation MIFTQTVSRMIVLAGIVVFTGSAVPSAHAQSEVLTVAAASSLKDVFRKILPLFEAQNPDISVRVIYAQPKTLVKQIEEGAPVDVLLPAQFEDIDQLEKNGLILQDTKRIYARTTLVLITNAAFPASVGSIQDLETTPVRRIAIGDPAASAVGKDTIQFLRQEKLEPRLRSQFIYGEHSRAVLDLVSKGEAELGIVYQTDALTAKRVRIVDTAPADNHRPMAYGIAAPWTAQNIAGARELISFLMSAPVQTELKKYGFERASSDVSFTQRREVQP, from the coding sequence ATGATATTCACGCAAACTGTTAGCCGCATGATTGTTTTAGCCGGTATCGTCGTTTTCACAGGATCGGCGGTTCCTTCCGCCCATGCCCAATCCGAAGTCCTCACTGTCGCGGCGGCCAGCAGCCTAAAAGACGTGTTCCGAAAAATATTGCCGCTCTTTGAAGCGCAAAACCCCGATATTTCCGTGCGGGTCATCTATGCCCAACCTAAAACACTCGTCAAACAAATCGAGGAAGGTGCGCCGGTGGATGTGTTGCTTCCTGCACAATTCGAGGATATCGACCAACTGGAAAAGAATGGGCTCATCCTTCAAGACACGAAACGCATCTACGCTCGCACCACCCTCGTCTTGATCACCAATGCCGCTTTCCCTGCATCGGTCGGCTCGATTCAGGATCTTGAGACCACTCCGGTCAGGCGCATTGCCATCGGGGATCCCGCGGCTTCCGCGGTCGGAAAAGATACGATTCAATTCCTGAGACAGGAAAAACTCGAACCTCGACTGAGATCGCAGTTCATCTATGGGGAACATTCCCGGGCGGTACTTGATCTCGTTTCAAAGGGGGAAGCGGAACTCGGAATTGTCTATCAAACCGATGCGCTCACGGCAAAACGTGTACGCATCGTCGATACGGCTCCTGCCGACAACCATAGGCCGATGGCCTACGGAATTGCGGCTCCATGGACCGCGCAAAACATTGCGGGGGCCCGAGAATTGATTTCCTTCTTGATGTCCGCCCCGGTTCAAACAGAACTGAAGAAATATGGATTTGAGCGAGCAAGCTCCGATGTCAGCTTCACGCAGCGGCGGGAGGTCCAGCCATGA
- a CDS encoding Phosphate-selective porin O and P, whose translation MRISGSSVLFAIMMISLTYISSAWAVEEGQFVKKDGKWEFYSGEDPGLKYLYLKGLITEEEYSKGLKVIETKERLTKPNFTIDVNNGLNFRVGEKFLLKLRLLTQVRYSYSRYNEAWGTIGDSRNPEILGGQVEYRAFRHQSDSSTFSAPRVQLQFMGHAFDPDFRYNVSVALNQTEWDQEGGSGRANLLDAYIASWHIPWATVQAGQQRVWFNRALISSNATTSFADPMVVQSVFASNLQGSRDVGVTILSDEEKYRFNYAFGIWGGVGANLTREGTAVSQNVLPPTGGGGPNAGTTRTYNYDTRFLTGEMMYTIRLLYKIAGNPGYGQGDILNSRTPQAAVAFGYAYDPAQNYLSSIRSDIVDRAFRQRVVKAYNGRLLGGGIYDFHTYELDFIAKYRGWSIQVEGFFRDQIVRNGDSQTKPFDLGTIPTSPLAVGPPVSLGDAWGWYVQVGKYVIPRKLEVAVRYGILDPSIRQKQDLTKELGVAVSYSFDGTYNNRLIIDYSNITMGSGGRAPDRFPFENLPGFGLDLVENRFNVQYQFFF comes from the coding sequence ATGAGAATTTCCGGTTCAAGTGTCTTGTTTGCGATCATGATGATCTCCCTTACATACATTTCGTCTGCTTGGGCTGTAGAGGAGGGACAATTCGTTAAGAAGGATGGCAAGTGGGAATTCTATTCAGGGGAAGACCCCGGCTTGAAGTATCTCTACCTGAAAGGATTGATCACCGAAGAAGAGTACAGCAAAGGCCTGAAAGTCATCGAAACCAAGGAGCGGCTCACGAAGCCCAACTTCACCATCGATGTGAACAATGGATTGAACTTCCGTGTCGGGGAAAAGTTTCTGCTTAAACTTCGTCTCCTTACGCAAGTCCGGTATAGCTACAGCCGGTACAACGAAGCCTGGGGAACGATTGGAGATTCCAGGAATCCTGAGATTCTCGGTGGCCAAGTAGAATATCGCGCGTTCCGGCATCAGAGCGATTCGAGTACATTTTCAGCCCCCCGTGTTCAACTCCAATTCATGGGCCATGCCTTCGACCCTGATTTTCGTTACAACGTTTCCGTGGCGTTGAATCAGACGGAATGGGACCAAGAGGGCGGCAGCGGACGAGCCAACCTGCTCGATGCCTACATCGCTTCGTGGCACATTCCCTGGGCGACCGTGCAGGCGGGCCAACAGCGGGTCTGGTTCAATCGTGCCCTGATCAGTTCCAATGCCACTACTTCTTTTGCAGACCCCATGGTTGTGCAAAGTGTGTTTGCATCCAACCTGCAGGGTAGCCGCGACGTGGGAGTCACCATATTGAGCGATGAGGAGAAATACAGGTTCAACTATGCCTTCGGCATTTGGGGAGGAGTCGGCGCAAATCTGACGAGAGAGGGTACGGCAGTCAGTCAGAATGTGTTGCCTCCCACCGGCGGGGGAGGTCCAAATGCCGGAACCACAAGAACATACAACTATGATACCCGTTTCCTGACGGGCGAAATGATGTACACGATCAGATTGCTCTATAAAATCGCGGGTAATCCTGGGTACGGTCAGGGAGATATTCTCAATTCACGTACTCCGCAGGCAGCCGTCGCGTTCGGCTATGCCTACGATCCGGCTCAAAACTATCTGAGCTCGATTCGATCCGACATCGTCGATCGGGCATTCCGCCAGCGAGTGGTCAAGGCCTATAACGGCCGGTTGCTCGGAGGCGGTATCTATGACTTTCACACCTACGAACTGGATTTCATCGCGAAATACCGCGGTTGGTCGATTCAAGTCGAAGGATTTTTTAGGGACCAAATTGTACGGAACGGGGATAGCCAAACCAAGCCGTTCGATCTGGGAACCATCCCGACGAGTCCGCTCGCCGTCGGTCCCCCAGTGTCGCTGGGTGATGCGTGGGGTTGGTATGTGCAAGTGGGAAAGTACGTGATTCCACGCAAACTCGAAGTTGCGGTGCGATACGGCATCCTTGATCCTTCGATCAGACAAAAACAGGACTTGACCAAGGAACTAGGCGTTGCGGTCAGCTACAGCTTCGATGGCACCTACAATAATCGACTCATTATCGATTACTCGAATATCACAATGGGAAGTGGCGGGCGGGCCCCGGATCGGTTCCCCTTCGAGAACTTGCCGGGGTTCGGTCTGGACCTCGTCGAAAACCGGTTCAACGTGCAGTACCAGTTTTTCTTCTAA
- a CDS encoding Molybdenum ABC transporter, substrate-binding protein ModA — protein MILRLLISCVFVLVTLAVTPVFAEPVLVAVAANFVPPFREVSIEFEKSTGHHVQVTAGSSGNFYSQIKNGAPFDVFFSADSERPRKLEEEGFGIKNSRFTYAIGRLVLWSPNADLVKGEETLYSKNYTRLAITNPKNAPYGLAAMQAMQKLKIWDKLQPQHIIIMGENIGQTMGFVESGKAELGFVALSQIMDPKIQGKGSRWDVPNNLHEPIKQDVILLTKGKDNAGAKALLEFMGGPQARAIIERYGYELK, from the coding sequence ATGATACTGAGGCTTCTTATATCGTGTGTGTTTGTCCTTGTGACACTGGCGGTGACCCCGGTCTTTGCCGAGCCAGTGTTGGTGGCGGTGGCGGCGAATTTTGTTCCACCGTTTCGGGAAGTATCGATCGAGTTCGAAAAATCGACAGGACATCACGTACAGGTTACTGCGGGTTCCTCCGGGAATTTCTATTCACAAATCAAAAACGGCGCCCCGTTCGATGTGTTCTTCTCTGCCGATAGTGAACGACCCAGGAAATTGGAAGAGGAAGGGTTTGGGATCAAGAACTCCCGCTTTACCTATGCCATTGGACGTCTCGTGCTCTGGAGTCCAAATGCCGATCTGGTCAAGGGAGAAGAGACGTTATACTCTAAAAATTACACACGCTTGGCCATTACGAACCCGAAAAACGCGCCTTATGGCCTTGCGGCGATGCAGGCCATGCAAAAACTGAAAATATGGGACAAGCTGCAGCCCCAGCACATCATCATTATGGGGGAGAATATCGGCCAGACCATGGGATTTGTTGAGTCCGGTAAGGCCGAGTTGGGTTTCGTGGCCTTGTCTCAAATCATGGATCCGAAAATCCAAGGGAAGGGCAGTCGCTGGGATGTCCCGAACAATCTTCACGAACCGATCAAACAAGACGTGATCTTGCTGACGAAGGGAAAGGATAACGCGGGAGCCAAAGCCCTCTTGGAGTTCATGGGCGGCCCGCAAGCCAGGGCGATCATCGAACGCTATGGCTATGAGCTGAAGTAG
- a CDS encoding Molybdenum ABC transporter permease protein ModB has product MGEFGVVLMVGGSIPGHTRVLSTTIFEHVEAMEYAQAHAISAFMLLASFLVLLTVYIVNRRFPIHAS; this is encoded by the coding sequence ATGGGTGAATTTGGGGTGGTGCTCATGGTCGGCGGCTCGATTCCGGGACACACGCGTGTCTTGTCCACGACCATCTTTGAACATGTCGAGGCGATGGAATATGCGCAGGCGCATGCGATCTCGGCTTTCATGCTGCTCGCTTCGTTTCTGGTGTTGTTGACCGTGTATATCGTGAATCGCCGATTTCCCATCCATGCGTCATGA
- a CDS encoding Molybdenum ABC transporter ATP-binding protein ModC — MSRLRARFAVRFPAFHLNVEMEVPLSGITAIFGPSGSGKTTLLRCLAGLERAPHGFLQVGEEVWQDEAVGLCRPLSHRPIGYVFHEPRLFPHYNVRANLLYGYKRIPAEARRLALEQVVEILGIGHLLARRIHHLSGGEQQRVAIGRALLTSPQLLLLDEPLASLDVHRKQELLPFIRRLHEELHIPVMYVSHAVAEILHLADRVVLLQEGQVVGVGTLNEMFTSLTFRGQFGAHRIGAILDTHVTAHDAEYGLTRLEFNGHSLFVPLQAVAVGQGLRVHMLSSDVSLVGGNTMAPTSVLNVLEATIREIREVDQTSVDVLLDIGAPLVASITRKSLSMLGLTPGRESSRISKPSP, encoded by the coding sequence ATGAGCCGGTTGCGGGCCCGCTTTGCGGTGCGATTTCCGGCGTTTCATCTGAACGTTGAGATGGAGGTGCCCCTGTCGGGCATTACCGCCATCTTCGGACCATCGGGCTCGGGCAAGACGACGCTCTTGAGATGCCTGGCCGGCCTTGAGCGGGCTCCCCATGGCTTTCTCCAGGTCGGCGAGGAGGTCTGGCAGGACGAAGCGGTCGGTTTGTGCCGACCGCTCTCGCACCGTCCAATCGGCTATGTGTTCCATGAACCGCGCTTGTTTCCCCATTACAATGTCCGCGCGAATCTTCTGTACGGCTACAAACGCATTCCTGCGGAAGCACGCCGCCTGGCGCTGGAGCAGGTCGTGGAGATCTTAGGCATCGGCCATTTGCTTGCACGCCGCATTCACCACCTCTCCGGCGGGGAGCAACAGCGGGTCGCGATCGGGCGGGCGCTGCTGACCAGTCCCCAATTGCTCTTGCTGGACGAACCGCTCGCCTCGCTCGATGTGCACCGCAAACAAGAACTCCTTCCGTTCATCCGTCGCCTGCATGAGGAGTTACACATTCCCGTGATGTACGTCAGCCATGCGGTCGCCGAAATTCTTCACCTGGCCGACCGTGTCGTGCTTCTACAAGAAGGCCAGGTCGTGGGCGTCGGTACGCTCAATGAAATGTTCACGTCTCTCACATTCCGCGGACAGTTCGGCGCCCATCGCATCGGCGCCATCTTGGATACTCATGTGACGGCGCATGACGCGGAATACGGCCTGACCCGACTGGAATTCAACGGCCACTCCCTCTTTGTGCCGCTTCAAGCTGTCGCGGTCGGACAGGGCCTGCGCGTCCACATGCTTTCCAGCGACGTCAGTCTCGTCGGAGGGAACACCATGGCGCCGACCAGTGTGTTGAATGTTCTGGAGGCCACAATTAGAGAAATCCGGGAAGTGGATCAGACGTCAGTAGACGTATTGTTGGATATCGGCGCGCCTCTCGTGGCTAGCATCACGCGCAAATCGCTGAGCATGCTGGGATTGACGCCGGGGCGCGAGTCTTCGCGCATATCAAAGCCCTCGCCCTGA
- a CDS encoding SOS-response repressor and protease LexA, with protein sequence MKSHDLKRIREELRLTQQQLAEALHTTRVSVARYEAGMRRIPGVVSVMLNQLRHKTSIPMAGLVAAGSPIEPVPQSELVEVPPSMLRGGDSFALKIKGKSMKDEGILPDDLVVVRKQGMAKNGQTIIALLNGEATIKTYFKRNTHIELRPANETMQPIIVQSSDEFHIEGIVIGVIRHCAV encoded by the coding sequence ATGAAATCGCATGACCTCAAACGCATTCGAGAAGAGCTACGCCTCACACAGCAACAACTTGCCGAAGCCTTACACACGACTCGGGTGTCTGTGGCACGTTATGAAGCCGGTATGCGAAGGATTCCCGGTGTCGTATCGGTGATGCTGAATCAATTACGACACAAGACTTCCATTCCAATGGCCGGCCTTGTTGCAGCCGGTTCCCCGATCGAGCCGGTACCGCAATCAGAACTCGTCGAGGTCCCTCCGAGCATGTTGCGAGGTGGAGATTCCTTTGCATTAAAGATCAAAGGGAAGTCGATGAAAGACGAGGGGATTTTGCCCGATGATCTTGTGGTGGTGCGCAAACAAGGCATGGCCAAAAATGGGCAGACCATCATTGCCCTGCTCAATGGCGAGGCCACGATCAAGACCTATTTCAAGAGGAATACACACATCGAACTTCGCCCAGCCAATGAAACGATGCAGCCGATTATCGTCCAGTCGTCGGACGAGTTCCATATCGAAGGAATTGTCATCGGTGTCATTCGTCATTGCGCTGTCTAA
- a CDS encoding transposase, which translates to MRRCAFDSAAVWVCPKGRRVDGLVSGHRRPRTSLIAARMDGRLEEPFLFEGTCDTEVFNSWLRPRLCPRLTSDHLVIMDNAAFHKSSEMVPLIEETGAALLFLPLYSPDLNPH; encoded by the coding sequence ATGCGGCGTTGTGCCTTCGACAGCGCGGCGGTATGGGTATGCCCCAAGGGCCGACGCGTGGACGGCCTGGTTTCCGGGCATCGGCGGCCACGCACCTCATTGATCGCCGCCCGCATGGACGGGCGACTCGAAGAACCGTTTCTGTTCGAAGGGACGTGCGATACGGAGGTGTTCAACTCCTGGCTCAGACCCAGGCTGTGCCCGCGGCTGACCAGCGACCACCTGGTCATCATGGACAATGCGGCCTTTCACAAATCATCGGAAATGGTCCCGCTCATTGAGGAAACCGGCGCGGCACTTCTCTTTCTACCGCTGTATTCGCCCGACCTGAACCCCCATTGA
- a CDS encoding Two-component system response regulator protein, with amino-acid sequence MQPATILVADDDVVARELLAEALRKEGYHVEAFAGGEEVIARGRQGRVDLVLTDIRMGAVDGLTVLREFKRVSPNTAVVVLTAFGSLEGAIEAIKQGAYDYLAKPFKKEDIKLVVKRGLDHCRLLQENARFREELKSKDEWSPLVGSSTAMLEVYKLVARVAESKSTVLLQGESGTGKELIARAIHTNGPRRDKPFIPVNCGALPDTLLESEMFGYEKGAFTGAAGTKVGLFESANGGTLFLDEIGELGQALQVKLLRVMQDQEVRRVGGTTSTRVDVRIIAATNRDLEQLVKEGKFRDDLFYRLKVVPITLPSLANRREDIPMLVHHFLQKCAAGTDHAVRGVLPETMVLLTQYRWPGNVRELENAIERAVSLSHGPLLTPDDLPEVIRQSATTEADARLSQADQLDAVCLTLEEVEKRHLTRVLKETKGNKVKAAKILGIDRRTLYRMAERFGLDLGEEAEGAEKEPV; translated from the coding sequence ATGCAACCAGCGACGATTCTGGTGGCCGACGACGATGTGGTTGCACGTGAGTTGTTGGCGGAAGCTCTTAGGAAGGAAGGATATCATGTCGAGGCCTTTGCCGGCGGAGAAGAGGTGATTGCGCGTGGGCGTCAAGGAAGAGTCGATTTGGTGTTGACGGACATCCGCATGGGGGCGGTGGATGGGTTGACGGTCTTGCGGGAGTTCAAACGAGTGAGTCCGAATACGGCCGTGGTGGTGCTCACCGCGTTCGGCTCTCTGGAAGGCGCGATCGAAGCGATTAAGCAAGGCGCTTACGATTACCTGGCGAAGCCGTTCAAGAAGGAGGACATCAAGCTGGTAGTCAAAAGGGGGTTGGATCACTGCCGATTGCTCCAGGAGAATGCGCGGTTCCGAGAAGAGTTGAAGAGTAAGGACGAGTGGTCTCCATTGGTCGGAAGCAGCACGGCGATGTTGGAGGTGTACAAATTGGTCGCGCGCGTAGCGGAAAGCAAGAGCACGGTACTGCTCCAGGGGGAAAGCGGCACCGGCAAAGAGCTTATTGCGCGGGCCATTCACACGAATGGCCCCCGCCGAGATAAGCCGTTCATCCCGGTCAATTGCGGTGCGTTGCCCGATACCTTGCTGGAATCTGAAATGTTCGGATATGAGAAAGGAGCCTTCACCGGTGCAGCAGGGACCAAGGTAGGGCTCTTTGAATCAGCCAACGGAGGGACGCTGTTTCTCGACGAGATCGGTGAATTAGGACAAGCATTGCAAGTGAAGTTGTTGCGGGTCATGCAGGACCAGGAAGTTCGCCGAGTCGGCGGCACGACATCTACGAGAGTCGATGTTCGAATCATCGCCGCGACCAATCGAGATCTTGAACAGCTGGTGAAAGAAGGAAAATTTCGGGACGACCTCTTCTACCGACTGAAAGTCGTTCCGATCACGTTGCCGTCCTTAGCCAATCGGCGGGAAGACATTCCGATGCTGGTGCACCACTTCTTACAAAAGTGCGCGGCAGGTACGGACCATGCGGTACGGGGAGTCCTGCCGGAAACGATGGTGCTCTTGACCCAGTATCGATGGCCCGGCAACGTCCGAGAGCTTGAAAATGCGATTGAACGCGCCGTGTCATTAAGCCACGGCCCTCTGCTGACGCCGGATGATTTACCTGAAGTGATTCGCCAGAGCGCAACGACTGAAGCGGATGCACGACTTTCTCAAGCCGATCAGCTCGATGCGGTGTGTTTGACCTTAGAAGAAGTGGAAAAACGTCATTTGACTCGCGTACTCAAGGAAACGAAAGGAAATAAGGTCAAGGCCGCAAAAATTCTCGGCATCGACAGGCGAACGCTCTACCGTATGGCGGAGCGTTTCGGTCTGGATCTTGGAGAAGAGGCTGAAGGAGCGGAAAAAGAACCCGTCTAA